One Faecalispora anaeroviscerum genomic window carries:
- a CDS encoding dipeptidase — MSFIDLHCDTISVLLESGEPLFSSERNVSIEKMRSSDVFCQFFAMFIRLTNFATIDDAYEYLKKMQSFYLREMENNREYIRPVLCAADLHKNREEKKISGILTVEEGGVIGENLERVQELHDMGVRLITLTWNYENSLGYPNSDDPAVMGAGLKPLGKEVVERMNELHMLVDVSHLSDGGFWDVVELTRGPFVASHSNARTVRDFRRNLTDDMLRTLAERGGVTGINFYHKFLGEDGQGSVADMVRHIEHIRKVAGIDVIALGSDFDGFSGPCEIRDCMQFYKLTDTLTSAGFTDEEIEKICWKNAQRVIDSVL, encoded by the coding sequence ATGTCTTTTATTGATCTGCACTGCGATACCATCTCCGTTCTTTTGGAGAGTGGGGAACCGCTGTTTTCCAGCGAACGGAACGTCAGTATTGAAAAAATGCGCTCGTCGGATGTGTTCTGCCAGTTTTTTGCGATGTTTATCCGTCTGACGAATTTTGCAACCATCGACGACGCATATGAATACCTGAAAAAAATGCAGAGCTTTTATCTGCGCGAAATGGAGAATAATCGCGAGTACATTCGTCCGGTGCTGTGTGCGGCGGACCTGCATAAAAACCGGGAGGAGAAGAAGATTTCCGGAATTCTTACCGTGGAAGAGGGCGGCGTGATCGGTGAAAACCTGGAGCGTGTGCAGGAGCTGCACGATATGGGTGTGCGGCTGATTACCCTCACCTGGAACTATGAAAACTCGCTGGGCTACCCGAATTCGGATGACCCTGCTGTGATGGGCGCGGGCCTCAAGCCATTGGGGAAAGAGGTGGTGGAGCGCATGAACGAGCTGCACATGCTCGTAGATGTTTCTCACCTGTCCGACGGCGGCTTCTGGGATGTGGTGGAGCTGACGCGCGGGCCGTTTGTAGCATCTCATTCGAACGCAAGAACGGTGCGCGATTTCCGCCGCAATCTGACCGACGATATGCTGCGCACGCTTGCGGAGCGGGGCGGCGTGACCGGCATCAACTTTTACCATAAGTTTTTGGGAGAGGACGGCCAGGGCAGCGTAGCCGATATGGTTCGTCATATCGAGCATATCCGCAAGGTTGCGGGCATTGACGTGATTGCGCTGGGAAGTGATTTTGACGGCTTTTCCGGCCCGTGCGAAATCCGCGACTGCATGCAGTTTTACAAGCTGACGGATACATTAACCTCTGCCGGCTTTACCGATGAGGAAATCGAAAAAATTTGCTGGAAAAACGCACAGCGCGTGATCGACAGTGTGCTATAA
- a CDS encoding GntR family transcriptional regulator has protein sequence MINIKDGDFVQEYLSRLVQIINLSQNRPLNDMVYEGLRKAIIQGVIPVGERLNEKVLSDYMNISRTPIRNAIKKLTDEDLVEYIPKYGVVVKRVTVADAEEIYEIRIALETMATIAAMNRMTPENHQEMQALLKKTEEDNEKGEVKKVIQYFTDFNAMIYRFSRMQRLENVVGNMLEYVARFRDISLYDDERRRLALKEHGLIYRGMQTKDEELISLIVNEHLNHSKEFVLRGILRSEENMRDDLKDLYRRME, from the coding sequence ATGATTAACATTAAGGACGGTGATTTTGTGCAGGAATATTTAAGCAGATTGGTGCAAATCATCAATTTATCACAGAACAGGCCACTCAATGACATGGTGTACGAGGGCCTTAGAAAAGCGATCATTCAAGGTGTGATTCCGGTCGGCGAAAGACTCAACGAAAAGGTCTTGTCCGATTACATGAACATCAGCCGTACCCCGATCCGAAACGCAATTAAGAAACTGACGGATGAGGATTTGGTGGAGTATATCCCCAAATACGGCGTGGTGGTTAAGCGGGTTACGGTGGCGGACGCGGAGGAGATTTATGAGATTCGCATCGCGCTCGAGACAATGGCGACCATTGCTGCCATGAACCGCATGACGCCGGAGAATCACCAGGAAATGCAGGCGCTGCTCAAAAAGACCGAAGAGGACAACGAAAAGGGCGAAGTGAAAAAGGTTATTCAGTATTTTACCGACTTCAATGCGATGATATACCGTTTCTCTCGGATGCAAAGACTGGAAAACGTAGTCGGCAATATGCTGGAATATGTGGCTCGGTTCCGCGACATTTCACTGTACGACGATGAGCGGCGCCGTCTGGCTCTGAAGGAGCACGGGCTGATTTACCGCGGGATGCAGACAAAGGACGAAGAGCTGATTTCGTTAATTGTGAATGAGCACCTGAATCACTCCAAGGAGTTTGTTCTGCGCGGTATCCTCCGTTCGGAGGAAAACATGCGGGATGATCTCAAGGATTTGTACCGGAGGATGGAATGA
- the citC gene encoding [citrate (pro-3S)-lyase] ligase codes for MEYEIRRLWIDRDPRQKQLWQDLLYSSGIRPEAAISYCAGLFFEDQLAATGSLYQNIIKCVAVSPEHQGGKAVSILLSHLLSSVMESGSSSCYVYTKPQASRSFQELGFRELARVDDQLVFMEKAVYGFPQYLKDLEKERVSGQAAGIVMNANPFTLGHRYLAETAARENETLHLFVLSEELSAFPASTRLELVRRGVQHLPNVRVHPTGDYMVSAKTFPSYFLKEDVQVAKVQATLDATLFRDFIAPAAGITRRYVGEEPLSPVTQLYNESMKEVFHGAIDLVIIPRVEQGGNVISASRIRALLKQGKTEETKELVPKSTYDYLVSPEGKALIQKLQQEG; via the coding sequence ATGGAGTATGAAATTAGGCGTTTGTGGATCGACCGTGATCCCCGCCAAAAACAGCTTTGGCAGGATCTGCTGTACAGTAGCGGCATCCGCCCGGAAGCCGCCATCTCTTACTGCGCGGGACTTTTCTTTGAAGACCAGCTTGCGGCGACCGGCTCTTTGTACCAGAACATCATCAAGTGTGTGGCGGTCAGTCCAGAGCATCAGGGCGGCAAGGCAGTCAGCATTCTGCTTTCTCACCTGCTCAGCAGCGTAATGGAGAGCGGCAGCTCCTCCTGCTACGTGTACACCAAGCCTCAGGCGTCCCGCTCCTTTCAGGAGCTGGGGTTTCGGGAGCTGGCCCGCGTAGACGATCAGCTGGTATTTATGGAAAAAGCCGTCTACGGCTTCCCACAGTACCTCAAGGATTTGGAGAAAGAACGAGTTTCCGGCCAGGCAGCCGGCATTGTGATGAACGCAAATCCTTTCACACTGGGACACCGTTACCTGGCGGAAACCGCCGCCAGAGAAAACGAAACGCTGCATCTGTTCGTTCTGTCGGAAGAATTATCCGCTTTCCCGGCCAGTACCCGGCTGGAGCTTGTCCGGCGCGGAGTTCAGCATTTGCCGAACGTTCGGGTTCACCCCACAGGGGATTACATGGTTTCCGCCAAAACGTTTCCTTCCTATTTTTTAAAGGAGGACGTTCAGGTGGCAAAGGTTCAGGCAACGCTCGACGCAACCCTGTTTCGAGATTTTATTGCCCCAGCCGCGGGCATTACCCGCAGGTACGTTGGCGAAGAGCCCCTGTCTCCGGTGACACAGCTATATAATGAATCCATGAAAGAGGTGTTTCACGGAGCGATTGATTTAGTCATCATCCCCCGGGTGGAACAAGGGGGAAATGTAATCAGCGCCTCCCGTATAAGGGCCCTCCTCAAACAGGGAAAAACAGAAGAGACGAAGGAACTTGTTCCAAAAAGCACCTACGACTATCTGGTTTCTCCGGAGGGAAAAGCACTGATTCAGAAATTGCAGCAGGAGGGATAA
- the ald gene encoding alanine dehydrogenase codes for MKIGTVKEIKNNEFRVGLTPDHVKVYHNAGHTVYVERDAGVGSGFSNEEYCAAGAIVLDTAKEVWDTVTMMVKVKEPLEPEYQHFHKDLILYTYLHLAADRPLTDALLSAGVKGVAYETLIERDGSIPLLAPMSQIAGRLSVQEGAKYLEKPMGGSGMLLSGVPGTPKAKVVILGAGTVGANACKIAVGMGADVTITDISLPRLAYLDDVFGARIQTIYSTDSAVEKELAQADLVIGSVLIPGKKAPKIIKRSYLKNMRPGSVIVDVAVDQGGCCETTHVTYHDDPVFVVDGVVHYCVGNMPGAVPRTSTIALTNATLRYGLQIAEHGLEDACRKNPVMYSAVNTYEGKCTCFNVADGFGMECCSADKLF; via the coding sequence ATGAAAATTGGAACCGTGAAAGAAATCAAGAACAATGAATTTCGTGTAGGGCTTACGCCGGATCATGTAAAGGTGTATCACAATGCGGGGCATACGGTTTATGTGGAAAGGGATGCCGGAGTCGGCTCTGGCTTCTCCAATGAAGAGTACTGTGCCGCGGGAGCCATTGTGCTTGATACTGCAAAAGAGGTATGGGATACCGTTACTATGATGGTCAAGGTAAAGGAGCCTCTGGAGCCGGAATACCAGCATTTTCACAAGGATTTGATTTTGTACACGTATCTGCACTTGGCGGCTGACCGCCCCCTTACGGACGCATTGCTGAGCGCCGGCGTGAAGGGGGTGGCGTATGAAACCCTGATCGAGCGGGACGGAAGTATTCCGTTGCTGGCGCCCATGAGCCAGATTGCAGGCCGCCTGAGCGTTCAGGAGGGTGCGAAGTATCTGGAAAAACCCATGGGAGGCTCCGGTATGCTGCTTTCCGGTGTTCCCGGTACCCCCAAGGCGAAGGTGGTAATCCTTGGCGCGGGTACGGTAGGTGCCAATGCCTGTAAAATTGCTGTGGGAATGGGAGCGGACGTGACAATTACAGACATCAGCCTGCCGCGCCTGGCCTACTTGGACGATGTTTTCGGCGCACGGATTCAGACCATTTATAGTACGGATTCTGCGGTGGAAAAGGAACTGGCACAGGCCGACCTGGTGATCGGCTCGGTGTTGATTCCCGGGAAAAAGGCGCCGAAGATCATCAAACGCTCCTATCTGAAAAATATGCGCCCTGGCAGCGTGATCGTCGACGTGGCGGTGGATCAGGGAGGCTGTTGCGAAACGACCCACGTTACCTACCATGACGACCCGGTATTTGTCGTGGACGGCGTAGTACATTACTGTGTTGGCAATATGCCCGGCGCGGTACCCAGAACCTCTACCATCGCCCTGACCAACGCAACGCTTCGCTATGGCCTGCAGATTGCCGAACATGGTCTGGAGGATGCCTGCCGCAAAAATCCAGTGATGTATTCTGCGGTAAATACCTACGAAGGAAAATGCACCTGCTTCAATGTGGCAGACGGCTTCGGGATGGAATGCTGTTCCGCAGATAAATTGTTTTAA
- a CDS encoding TRAP transporter large permease subunit, whose translation MELGSWSLIQSPSLLALIPLAVYIIMVFRGKDNTSGIIVGIAIGALMMGQNLKMLASAFAASLGSSTALIGVIIMTGAGLGVLMTEARVTHTLVYWIVKRIGVNTQTKAKITLIICSILVCGLLGTLGGGNAVIAPILIPLMAALGVTPTVVAALFKVSGEVGLMVGPLTGVTLITMEVTGLSYGQLMVGAVIPFAVFWLGGMWFAVKRTQRRTEGKEFYQLDEVQNINEIVVTPKERTTTIVFLLSFLLLIVYGIVTKQGTSYALIVMIILSAVVGIVGRMDIDHVVESMAKGMASQAKMFVVFVTIDVLLNLVTLGGGFDAISNLLSGAAGSSPTAVMLIASVVGGFGIEAAAVAEIKIIAGMFGAAAVASGLPMTMFAIAILSATRLTGGIYPTSNMMGQLGIAHSENTREMLEANWIASGSAIIFVVIWALIGPMILT comes from the coding sequence ATGGAACTGGGAAGCTGGTCACTGATTCAGTCCCCTTCGCTGCTGGCGTTAATTCCGCTGGCGGTTTACATCATTATGGTGTTCCGGGGAAAGGACAATACATCCGGCATTATCGTGGGTATCGCAATTGGCGCGTTGATGATGGGGCAGAATTTGAAAATGCTTGCTTCCGCTTTTGCGGCGAGCCTGGGCTCCAGTACAGCGCTGATCGGTGTCATCATTATGACGGGCGCGGGCCTTGGCGTTTTAATGACAGAGGCAAGAGTGACACATACGCTGGTTTACTGGATTGTAAAGCGGATCGGGGTCAATACACAGACAAAAGCAAAAATCACTCTGATCATCTGTTCCATCTTGGTCTGCGGCTTGCTCGGAACTCTTGGCGGCGGAAACGCGGTGATCGCGCCGATCCTGATCCCGCTGATGGCGGCGCTGGGCGTAACGCCCACCGTGGTGGCGGCGCTGTTTAAGGTATCGGGAGAGGTTGGCCTGATGGTTGGGCCGCTGACCGGTGTTACGCTGATCACCATGGAGGTTACGGGGCTTTCTTACGGCCAGCTGATGGTGGGCGCTGTCATTCCCTTTGCAGTGTTCTGGCTGGGTGGCATGTGGTTCGCGGTAAAGCGTACCCAGCGCCGTACCGAGGGCAAGGAATTCTACCAACTGGATGAGGTGCAGAACATAAATGAAATCGTTGTCACTCCCAAAGAGCGCACCACGACAATCGTATTTTTACTTTCCTTCCTCCTGTTGATTGTCTATGGAATTGTTACCAAGCAGGGTACCAGCTACGCGCTGATCGTCATGATTATTCTGTCGGCGGTGGTTGGCATTGTAGGCAGAATGGATATTGACCACGTGGTCGAGTCCATGGCAAAGGGAATGGCGTCGCAGGCAAAAATGTTTGTTGTGTTTGTGACCATTGACGTGCTGCTGAATCTGGTGACCCTGGGCGGCGGCTTTGATGCCATTTCGAATTTGCTGAGCGGCGCGGCTGGTTCCAGCCCCACAGCGGTTATGCTGATCGCCTCTGTTGTAGGCGGCTTCGGAATTGAAGCGGCGGCCGTTGCGGAAATCAAGATCATCGCTGGAATGTTCGGTGCGGCCGCTGTTGCCAGCGGATTGCCCATGACCATGTTCGCCATTGCGATCTTGTCCGCCACACGCCTGACAGGCGGTATTTACCCCACCAGTAATATGATGGGGCAGCTGGGAATCGCTCACAGCGAAAATACCCGTGAAATGCTGGAAGCGAACTGGATCGCCAGTGGCTCAGCCATTATATTTGTGGTGATCTGGGCCCTGATCGGACCAATGATTCTGACCTGA
- a CDS encoding folate family ECF transporter S component, which produces MKNWMEQIKSSAHEMKQVSTISVAGMLVAISVILAFFKLAITQTLQVSFAFLPVAGGGMLFGPVVGGMIGAVSDVAGFVIRPTGPFFPGFTLSAMVTGALFGQLLYRKPVTVKRVVTACVLNSVLVNWVLNTVWLSLLYGNGFIVLLGARIIKNLIMLPIDTALLFSLLKLFERFRFWNKAKGNGSF; this is translated from the coding sequence TTGAAAAACTGGATGGAACAAATCAAGTCCTCCGCACATGAAATGAAACAGGTATCGACCATTTCTGTTGCTGGAATGTTGGTGGCAATCAGTGTAATTCTGGCATTTTTTAAGCTTGCCATTACGCAGACCCTTCAGGTCAGCTTTGCGTTTTTGCCCGTCGCCGGCGGCGGTATGCTGTTCGGGCCGGTGGTTGGAGGAATGATTGGGGCTGTCAGCGATGTGGCGGGCTTCGTGATCCGTCCGACAGGGCCGTTTTTCCCCGGCTTTACCCTGAGCGCGATGGTAACCGGCGCGCTGTTCGGGCAGCTGCTGTACCGCAAACCGGTCACCGTGAAACGTGTTGTGACGGCCTGCGTTCTGAATTCTGTGCTGGTGAACTGGGTGCTCAATACGGTGTGGCTGTCGTTACTGTACGGCAACGGATTTATCGTACTGCTGGGGGCGCGCATTATTAAAAACCTGATTATGCTGCCGATCGATACGGCGCTTCTGTTTTCTCTGCTCAAGCTGTTTGAGCGTTTCCGCTTCTGGAATAAGGCAAAAGGGAATGGTAGTTTTTGA
- a CDS encoding SH3 domain-containing protein, which produces MKKLYAFAMSILMACTVVSYPATAFAASPNDAALKFSQVPTAENVTTEMLQAQYWVGRIQNANAVILSQDQIQSFNIATRETLGAGVMYNLSAYGNTIAGSELKNLIESQASVPSGEWFVDGKKLEAFYWQGLQSQLNLGSVGSTNPVRFGVTVHRTSVRSFPTKDVVTDEATDLAYDVLQETAVLCNEPVVVLHESANGLWYYAVSGYYRGWVPAADIALFTNKTQWEQSRVHKDFLVVTGSRIRLEQTPYSDALSELELSMGTVVELAKRQEIPATVLERVPMNNYVIKLPTRQADGMVKYEYALLPVNRDVSLGYLPYTRANVLTQSFKMLGDTYGWGGMLNARDCSSLTYEVYRCFGFQLPRNSGDQAKIPCLTYDFNGKTTVQRKQILDQLKPGSILNQPGHITLYLGKVDGRYYVINSTGGFAPEGTGATSTARIRSVVINDLTVRRANGTSWLDSLQKAKEIGTPA; this is translated from the coding sequence ATGAAAAAGTTATATGCCTTTGCGATGAGCATTTTAATGGCCTGTACTGTTGTCTCATACCCAGCCACTGCTTTTGCAGCCTCCCCCAACGATGCGGCTCTGAAATTTTCTCAGGTTCCCACTGCTGAAAATGTGACCACCGAAATGCTGCAGGCTCAGTATTGGGTCGGCCGCATCCAGAATGCCAACGCAGTCATCTTGTCTCAGGATCAGATTCAATCGTTTAATATCGCTACACGGGAGACGCTCGGGGCGGGCGTGATGTATAACCTGAGCGCGTATGGGAATACGATTGCCGGTTCTGAGCTGAAAAATCTGATTGAATCACAGGCCTCCGTTCCCTCAGGGGAATGGTTTGTCGACGGGAAAAAGCTGGAGGCTTTTTATTGGCAGGGGCTGCAGAGCCAGCTCAACCTGGGAAGCGTCGGCAGCACAAACCCGGTTCGTTTCGGAGTAACGGTACACCGCACCAGTGTTCGCAGTTTCCCAACAAAAGATGTTGTGACAGACGAAGCGACAGACCTCGCCTATGATGTTCTTCAGGAGACGGCGGTACTGTGTAACGAGCCCGTTGTGGTTCTGCACGAGTCTGCCAACGGTTTGTGGTACTATGCCGTGTCGGGTTACTACCGCGGTTGGGTTCCGGCGGCGGATATCGCGCTGTTTACAAACAAGACCCAGTGGGAACAGTCTCGCGTGCACAAAGATTTTCTGGTAGTGACCGGCAGCCGAATTCGGCTGGAGCAGACTCCGTATTCCGACGCTTTGTCGGAGCTGGAGCTTTCCATGGGTACGGTGGTGGAGCTTGCGAAGCGGCAGGAAATCCCCGCGACCGTGTTGGAAAGAGTGCCCATGAACAATTATGTGATAAAGCTTCCCACGCGGCAGGCCGACGGCATGGTAAAATATGAATATGCGCTGCTGCCTGTGAACCGGGATGTCAGTCTTGGGTACCTTCCCTATACCAGAGCGAATGTGCTCACACAGAGCTTTAAGATGCTTGGCGACACCTACGGCTGGGGAGGGATGCTCAATGCAAGAGACTGCTCTTCTCTTACGTATGAGGTATACCGCTGCTTCGGGTTCCAGCTCCCTAGAAACTCCGGAGATCAGGCGAAAATTCCTTGCCTAACCTATGATTTTAACGGTAAAACAACCGTTCAGCGCAAACAGATTCTGGATCAGCTAAAGCCCGGCTCGATTCTTAATCAGCCTGGACATATCACGCTTTATTTGGGGAAGGTGGACGGCCGTTATTATGTGATCAATTCTACGGGTGGATTTGCGCCGGAAGGTACCGGTGCAACCTCTACCGCCAGAATCCGCAGCGTTGTCATCAACGACCTGACAGTCCGCCGCGCCAACGGAACTTCATGGCTGGATTCCCTGCAGAAAGCAAAAGAGATCGGAACGCCGGCATAG
- a CDS encoding triphosphoribosyl-dephospho-CoA synthase, whose product MTRRNRIETVRSGRTRRAVCHTAREDYCGQIAKLAVRALLYEVCIAPKPGLVDRLNNGAHRDMNLFTFLDSACALSGYFREITAQAMRLRRIPPERLLPHLRAPGKKAEREMFRATGGVNTHKGIVYSMGIFCAACGLLYDQPRRVPMERLFSLCAEIACGDHPQKEKMETNGERLYRQYRIEGVRGEAANGFPSARLHGLPALRRANAFGWDIDAAGIYTLFHIMAHLEDTNLISRSDLKTQRQVREQLVALLQTPGLSPAMLLSEAARMDQEFIRKNISPGGAADMLSMTLMAWWLEQEFPERFGGSALALSERK is encoded by the coding sequence ATGACGCGGCGGAATCGGATAGAAACTGTGCGGTCTGGCCGCACCCGGCGTGCGGTGTGCCACACCGCGCGGGAAGATTACTGCGGCCAAATTGCAAAGCTGGCGGTTCGTGCGCTGCTGTATGAGGTGTGCATTGCGCCGAAGCCCGGTCTGGTGGACCGTTTGAACAACGGAGCCCACCGTGATATGAATCTGTTTACATTTCTGGACAGCGCCTGCGCGCTGTCCGGTTATTTTCGGGAGATCACCGCGCAGGCCATGCGGCTGCGCAGAATACCGCCGGAGCGCTTGCTGCCGCACCTGCGCGCGCCCGGAAAAAAGGCGGAACGCGAAATGTTTCGCGCAACCGGCGGGGTAAACACCCACAAGGGCATTGTGTATTCCATGGGGATTTTCTGTGCCGCTTGCGGCCTTTTATACGACCAGCCGCGTCGTGTTCCGATGGAACGGCTGTTTTCGCTGTGTGCGGAAATTGCCTGCGGCGATCATCCGCAGAAAGAAAAAATGGAAACGAACGGCGAACGGCTGTACCGCCAGTACCGCATTGAGGGGGTGCGCGGCGAAGCGGCAAACGGATTCCCCTCAGCGCGCCTGCACGGCCTGCCCGCGCTGCGCAGAGCCAACGCTTTCGGCTGGGACATCGACGCCGCCGGTATTTATACACTGTTTCATATCATGGCTCATCTGGAGGATACCAACCTGATCAGCCGTTCTGATTTGAAAACCCAGCGGCAGGTTCGGGAGCAACTGGTCGCTTTGCTGCAAACGCCCGGCCTTTCGCCGGCGATGCTGCTTTCCGAGGCGGCGAGGATGGATCAGGAGTTCATTCGCAAAAACATCAGCCCGGGCGGTGCGGCGGACATGCTTTCTATGACTCTGATGGCCTGGTGGCTGGAGCAGGAATTCCCGGAGCGCTTCGGCGGGAGTGCGCTGGCTTTATCAGAGAGAAAATAG
- a CDS encoding AbrB family transcriptional regulator → MYLVLTHLVGGAGGYWGKKKGIPAGAMIGALLAVALMNTLVGHAANYPPNLRVIVQILSGLIIGSRFTREDVKALRVMGKPILILLAMMFTLTILFSLLMQKISGLSFMTSLFSCAPGGMSDLSLIAVDFGASTDKVMLLQLFRFVIVVVFFPNIIKKLYLSAPAPVILVEDSEAQTKEKDSSGQFSPEKLKKFAISLAASSAGALLLRALGIPAGAIIGAILGTVILSMISDFLSYPSFVKILSRVLAGCYVGSQISRSTWAALGELIVPMILLAVEVFVMSFATAYLLSRFTGMNKATALFCCTPGGITEMGLIAEELGLDTPKIVLMHSCRLISVICLIPVLARIFA, encoded by the coding sequence GTGTATCTGGTTCTTACGCACCTTGTGGGAGGCGCGGGCGGCTATTGGGGAAAGAAAAAAGGAATTCCGGCCGGCGCAATGATCGGCGCGCTGCTGGCTGTGGCGCTAATGAACACCCTGGTGGGCCACGCAGCCAATTACCCACCCAATCTGCGCGTGATCGTGCAGATTTTGTCGGGCTTGATTATCGGCAGCCGTTTTACACGCGAGGACGTCAAGGCACTGCGCGTGATGGGCAAGCCTATTTTGATTCTTCTGGCCATGATGTTTACCTTAACAATTCTGTTTTCTCTGCTGATGCAAAAAATATCCGGCCTTTCTTTCATGACCTCTCTGTTTTCCTGTGCGCCGGGGGGAATGTCGGATTTGTCGCTGATTGCGGTTGACTTCGGCGCCAGCACCGATAAGGTGATGCTGCTGCAGCTGTTCCGGTTTGTTATTGTGGTCGTGTTTTTTCCCAACATCATTAAAAAGCTGTATCTCAGCGCACCTGCTCCTGTCATCTTAGTGGAAGACAGCGAAGCACAGACAAAAGAGAAGGATTCCTCCGGACAATTTTCACCGGAGAAGCTAAAAAAATTCGCGATCTCCCTGGCCGCATCGTCAGCTGGTGCGCTGCTGCTGCGTGCTTTGGGCATCCCGGCGGGTGCGATCATCGGCGCGATTCTGGGCACGGTCATTTTGAGCATGATTTCGGATTTTCTCTCTTACCCGTCCTTTGTCAAAATACTGTCCCGCGTGCTGGCCGGGTGCTACGTCGGCAGCCAGATCAGTCGTTCCACCTGGGCCGCTCTGGGCGAACTGATCGTGCCAATGATCCTCTTGGCCGTAGAGGTTTTTGTGATGTCGTTTGCCACGGCCTACCTTCTGAGCCGCTTTACCGGCATGAACAAAGCCACTGCGCTGTTCTGCTGCACCCCCGGCGGAATCACCGAAATGGGCCTGATTGCCGAGGAGCTGGGGCTGGACACCCCGAAGATTGTACTGATGCACTCCTGCCGCCTGATTTCGGTCATTTGCCTGATCCCCGTTTTGGCGCGTATTTTTGCCTAA
- a CDS encoding DUF3870 domain-containing protein: MDYPENTVYLVGHAKVASDNPISISYNIFFLPFVVDLHTHQIVDVSCNAILDISRDFVRSMLVGCDLLDGLDEAIQRVRSRYFGSSQKALVAALRDANGRLRDILSAQQ; this comes from the coding sequence ATGGATTATCCCGAAAACACAGTGTATCTGGTAGGCCACGCGAAGGTAGCCAGCGACAATCCGATCAGCATTTCGTATAATATTTTTTTTCTGCCCTTTGTGGTGGATTTGCATACTCATCAGATTGTTGATGTATCTTGTAATGCGATCCTCGATATCAGCAGGGACTTTGTGAGAAGCATGCTGGTGGGGTGCGACCTTCTGGATGGATTGGATGAGGCGATACAGAGGGTGAGAAGCCGGTATTTTGGTTCCTCACAAAAGGCTCTGGTGGCAGCTCTGCGCGACGCAAACGGAAGACTGCGTGATATTTTGTCTGCCCAGCAGTAA
- the citD gene encoding citrate lyase acyl carrier protein translates to MPLYQIQKPAIAGTLESSDIQIMIDKNDGEGIDISLTSSVEHQYGRQIRETIHKTLSNMGVDNAKLTVVDKGALECTIVARTIAAVHRSCGITEHYDWEAIDSWNV, encoded by the coding sequence ATGCCGCTTTATCAAATTCAAAAACCGGCAATTGCCGGTACGCTGGAATCTTCCGACATTCAGATCATGATCGACAAGAACGACGGCGAGGGAATCGACATCAGCCTGACCAGCAGCGTAGAGCACCAGTACGGCCGGCAGATTCGCGAAACGATCCACAAAACCCTTTCAAACATGGGGGTCGACAACGCGAAGCTGACCGTTGTGGATAAGGGCGCGCTGGAGTGTACCATTGTTGCCCGTACCATCGCGGCGGTACATCGGTCGTGCGGAATTACCGAGCACTATGATTGGGAGGCGATCGATTCATGGAACGTTTAA